In Gemmatimonadales bacterium, the sequence CGACGGCGGGCTGACCTCCTTCTCTGGCACGTCGTTCGCCGCGCCGCTCGTCGCGGGTCTGGCGGCGCTGGTCCAGGGAGGCCGACTCGGCCGTCCGGCGATCGAGATCCGCCGCGGTCTCCTCGACGCCGCCAGTTCACGCTTCGCGCCCGACAACATCCGCGGCTACGGCATCCCCGACGCGCTCCGAGCCTTCGCCTTCCCCACCGGGCTGGAGCCGCTCGGCCCAACGGATTCCGTGCTCACGACGGTCACGCCCACGTTCGCCTGGGACGCCGGCACGCCGCCTCCCGGCGCCGGAACCAACGTCTTCCGCGTCACCGTGGGGACGGACCCCGCGCTCGCCGCCAGGATCATCGACACCACGATCAGCTCGTCGTCATTCACCCTGCCGGTCGCGCCCCGGCCGTCCACCCGGCTGTTCTGGAGCGTGACCGCGATCTCGGCGCTCGGTGCCCGCGAATCCACTGCCGTGCGCGGGCCGTTCGTCGTGCCGGCCTGGGTCACGCTGCGCACCTACGGTTCGCCGCGCGGCCACACTATCCGCGACTCCCTTCCCACCTTCGCGTGGTCGTCGCCGGGCGTTGCCGCGCCGCCGGGACCGTTCACCTACGACGTCTTCGTCTATCCGGCCTCGCGCGATCCGTCGCAGGCCGTGGCTGCCACTCGCGGGATCACCGACACGACGTTCCAGCCGCTCACGCCGCTCGAGCGGAACCTGCCTTTCCGCTGGCGCGTCGTGGCGCACCTCGGCACGGACAGCATCGCCGTCACGAGCCCCGGCACGATCGTCGTCATAGACGAGACGGTGCCGAGCGCGACCCTGCTGTTCCAGAGCTTCCCGAACCCGTTCCCGAACCAGGCCGTCGGCCTGACCTCCGCCTGCATCTGGTTCGACGTGAACCAGCAGGGTACCGTGCAGCTCGAGATCTTCGACCTCCGTGGCCGTCGGGTCCGGCGCCTCGCGCCAGCGGCCGGCGTGCCCCCGGTGCTGCCGGCCGGACGGTACGGACGTCCTGCGGGCGACGCGACCGGCACCTGCGACGATCGCTTCGCGTGGGACGGACGGGACGAAGCGGGAGCGTTCGTGCGGCCGGGAGTGTACCTTTACCGGTTGACCACGCCGGTATACCGGGACACGCGGCGCCTGGTCTTCCTGGGTCCGCCGTGAGCCTTCGGTTGGTGACTGTGGGCACGGGGACCGCAGCCCCGCACCCGGCGCGTTCGAGCCCCGCGCATTGGGTGGAGCGCGGTGAAGTGCGCCTGCTGATGGACTGCGGCGCGGGGACGCTGCATCGCCTGGCGGAGTTCGGCCTCGCTTGGGAGCACGTCACGCACCTCGCGCTGACGCATTTCCACCCCGACCACTTCGGAGAGGCGCCGGCGCTGCTCTTCGCGCTCAAGTGGGCGACGAAGCGAGCGGATCCGCTCGTCGTGCTGGGTCCGGTGGGCACCGTGCAACTGTGGAAGCGGCTGGCGGACGCGTTGGGGGGTTGGGTGACGAACCCGGGCTATCCGCTGGCGGTTCTGGACCTGCACCCCGGCGAGTCGTTCCCGCTCGGGGCGGATGTCGCGCTCGACGTCCATCGGACGCCCCACACGGAGGAGAGCGTGGCGCTTGGCATCGCCGCGCCGGACGGGCGGTTGGTGTATACCGGCGACACCGGGCCCAGCGACGAGTTGGGCGACTGGGCAAAGGGATGCGACCTCCTGCTGGCGGAGTGCTCCCTGCCGGACGCGCTGGCGATAGACATGCACCTTACGCCGCGGCAGGCGGGGGCGTTGGCGCAGCGGGCGGGGGCGAAGCGGCTGGTGTTGACGCACTTCTACCCGCCGGTGGAGCAGGTGGATATCGTGGCCGAGGCGGAGTCGGTGTATGAGGGGCCGGTTACGGTGGCAAATGACGGGGACAGGTATGAAGTTGGACAGTACGGAGACGGGCATGAAGGTGGACGGTAGAGTTGCAGCGTTGCAGGGTTGCAGCGGACGGCAGTTGAAAGGCGTCAGACTGCCCCCTGCAAACTGCGAGCCGCTGCAACTCTGCAACTCTGCAACTCCGGGAAGTCCTGTGACTCTGCAACTCTGGGAACCTGGATGCTGATAGTCATGCAGCATAACGCCACGACCGACCAGATCAAGCAGGTCGTAGAGACCATCGAAGAGATGGGTTACCAGGCGCGGCCGATGCCGGGCAAGCAGCGGACCGCCGTGGGGCTGGTGGGCAACGATGGGAAGGTGGACGCATCCCGGCTCAGCGCGCTCGGGGGCGTGCTCGAGGTCATCCACGTCACCCAGCCATACAAGCAAGTCTCGCGCGAATGGAAGTCCGAGAGCACGGTGATCAGGCTCCCCGGCGGCCTCACGATCGGCGGGGACGACGTGGTGGTGATGGCCGGCCCCTGCTCGGTGGAGGGCGAATCGCAGATCGTCGAGGCGGCCCGCGCGGTGCGCGACTCCGGCGCCGTGATACTGAGGGGCGGCGCCTTCAAGCCGCGGACCTCGCCGTACTCGTTCCAGGGCCTCGGAATGAAGGGGCTCGAGATGCTGGCGAAGGCGCGCGAGGAGACGGGGCTGCTGATAGTGACCGAGGCGCTCGACGCGCCGGGCGTGGACCTCGTCGAGCGCTGGGCCGACATCATCCAGATCGGTGCGCGCAACATGCAGAACTACCCGTTGCTGAAGCGCGCCGGGCAGGCGCGGAAACCGGTCCTCCTCAAGCGCGGCATCGCGGCGACGATCACCGAGCTGCTCCTCTCGGCCGAATACATCCTGGCCGAGGGGAACGCTCAGGTGATCCTGTGCGAGCGCGGGGTGCGCGGCTTCGATCCCGCGACCCGGTATCTGCTCGACCTCACCGCGGTGCCATTGGTGCATAAGCTGTCGCACCTCCCGATAATCGCCGACCCGAGCCACGGCACCGGGCTGCGCGACAAGGTCACGCCGATGGCGCGCGCGGCCGTCGCCGCCGGAGCCGACGGGCTGATCGTCGAAGTGCACCC encodes:
- a CDS encoding S8 family serine peptidase, whose amino-acid sequence is MRLAVLVAALAAIAGAGARAQQLPRTVSPRLARAALRPDTTVLAWVIARPGADLSRLAAAVSAAGGNVRRVSRFVNAVSATIPGGAIRPIAARPEVRRVQPLGVFVRPEESGHRRTDAPPHGAAPECSVRPCAGAPVPATSDTLYGPGAWAVQQLNVPILHQLGLRGAGVRIAMLDGGFNTLHPFMAGAQIVAQRDFVYGDSVVRDQPGEAQNEMVHGTATWSLIAANAPGQLFGVAPSAQFILAKTEFGPTETRVEEDNWVAAVEWAESLGVDIISSSLGYLSFDGGFTYTPAELNGDIAVTTVAADSAAARGTLVVISAGNSGPSLRTLGTPADADSALAIGATDSLGAVVSFSSRGPTADGRIKPELIAPGFQVTVAARDGGLTSFSGTSFAAPLVAGLAALVQGGRLGRPAIEIRRGLLDAASSRFAPDNIRGYGIPDALRAFAFPTGLEPLGPTDSVLTTVTPTFAWDAGTPPPGAGTNVFRVTVGTDPALAARIIDTTISSSSFTLPVAPRPSTRLFWSVTAISALGARESTAVRGPFVVPAWVTLRTYGSPRGHTIRDSLPTFAWSSPGVAAPPGPFTYDVFVYPASRDPSQAVAATRGITDTTFQPLTPLERNLPFRWRVVAHLGTDSIAVTSPGTIVVIDETVPSATLLFQSFPNPFPNQAVGLTSACIWFDVNQQGTVQLEIFDLRGRRVRRLAPAAGVPPVLPAGRYGRPAGDATGTCDDRFAWDGRDEAGAFVRPGVYLYRLTTPVYRDTRRLVFLGPP
- a CDS encoding MBL fold metallo-hydrolase — encoded protein: MSLRLVTVGTGTAAPHPARSSPAHWVERGEVRLLMDCGAGTLHRLAEFGLAWEHVTHLALTHFHPDHFGEAPALLFALKWATKRADPLVVLGPVGTVQLWKRLADALGGWVTNPGYPLAVLDLHPGESFPLGADVALDVHRTPHTEESVALGIAAPDGRLVYTGDTGPSDELGDWAKGCDLLLAECSLPDALAIDMHLTPRQAGALAQRAGAKRLVLTHFYPPVEQVDIVAEAESVYEGPVTVANDGDRYEVGQYGDGHEGGR
- the aroF gene encoding 3-deoxy-7-phosphoheptulonate synthase — encoded protein: MLIVMQHNATTDQIKQVVETIEEMGYQARPMPGKQRTAVGLVGNDGKVDASRLSALGGVLEVIHVTQPYKQVSREWKSESTVIRLPGGLTIGGDDVVVMAGPCSVEGESQIVEAARAVRDSGAVILRGGAFKPRTSPYSFQGLGMKGLEMLAKAREETGLLIVTEALDAPGVDLVERWADIIQIGARNMQNYPLLKRAGQARKPVLLKRGIAATITELLLSAEYILAEGNAQVILCERGVRGFDPATRYLLDLTAVPLVHKLSHLPIIADPSHGTGLRDKVTPMARAAVAAGADGLIVEVHPNPERALSDGAQSLAPEQFTELMKQCRIIAEAIGRRVAEPAGVS